A single region of the Polyodon spathula isolate WHYD16114869_AA chromosome 5, ASM1765450v1, whole genome shotgun sequence genome encodes:
- the LOC121315295 gene encoding uncharacterized protein LOC121315295 isoform X1, producing the protein MDTETNSELLQDIEELIEEHLISHNEEVVEQGNIPHPPMSPLTSSWVLEARSGAGRHTPASYLNSAILFFPRYIHAEFKLQLDPPEIRYMLNSQHSSLNIPIFFEDPEQLEEYFKIPLEDLPLAFEVSKKSPEETKRNYAATTSEGFHVKENNHKPSISEKRPLKKRPARTPVIVVSDSFSEDDTAAIGDSKSKRPHRISRSLRNSTSPRVNPPVSEAPPILKTMPVSPLKIRGERRQGLQKRNQPNSLSTALTSQHQHSPQPRCFGMHTFMHRTVDWGLFVHCYYFCFGQPCTPNTIAGMGAALFVIV; encoded by the exons ATGGACACCGAAACAAACAGCGAACTATTGCAAG ATATCGAGGAGCTTATAGAAGAACATTTAATTTCGCATAACGAAGAAGTGGTTGAGCAGGGCAACATCCCGCACCCCCCTATGAGTCCTTTGACGTCATCATGGGTTCTTGAAGCTCGAAGCGGCGCGGGACGTCACACACCAGCGTCATACCTGAATAGCGCGATTTTATTTTTCCCTCGATATATTCACGCAGAGTTTAAATTACAGCTGGACCCTCCGGAGATCAGATACATGCTGAATTCCCAACACAGCAGTCTGAAC ATTCCGATTTTTTTTGAGGACCCTGAACAGCTGGAAGAGTATTTTAAGATACCTTTGGAGGACCTGCCTTTGGCCTTTGAAGTGTCAAAAA aaagccCTGAAGAAACCAAAAGGAACTACGCAGCAACGACATCTGAGGGCTTCCATGTAAAGGAAAACAACCACAAACCGTCAATATCTGAAAAAAGACCACTCAAAA aacgaCCCGCAAGAACTCCTGTTATAGTGGTCAGTGATTCGTTTTCTGAGGACGACACAGCCGCTATCGGGGATTCAAAGTCTAAAAGGCCACATAGAATTTCCAGAAGTTTACGCAATTCCACGAGTCCAAGAGTCAACCCTCCAGTCTCTGAAGCACCTCCTATTCTGAAAACAATGCCTGTCTCACCTTTGAAAATTAG agGAGAACGGAGACAGGGGCTGCAGAAACGGAACCAGCCGAACTCACTGAGCACTGccctcacctcacaacaccagcactcaccacagcCACGCTGTTTTGGAATGCACACTTTCATGCACAGGACTGTGGATTGGGGATTATTTgtgcattgttattatttttgttttggccagCCTTGTACCCCCAATACCATCGCTGGTATGGGGGCGGctctatttgttattgtttaa
- the LOC121315295 gene encoding uncharacterized protein LOC121315295 isoform X2, which produces MDTETNSELLQDIEELIEEHLISHNEEVVEQGNIPHPPMSPLTSSWVLEARSGAGRHTPASYLNSAILFFPRYIHAEFKLQLDPPEIRYMLNSQHSSLNIPIFFEDPEQLEEYFKIPLEDLPLAFEVSKKSPEETKRNYAATTSEGFHVKENNHKPSISEKRPLKKRPARTPVIVVSDSFSEDDTAAIGDSKSKRPHRISRSLRNSTSPRVNPPVSEAPPILKTMPVSPLKIRYHSVDLLKHVHVTIDQIINCHPAIRALVTDTEVH; this is translated from the exons ATGGACACCGAAACAAACAGCGAACTATTGCAAG ATATCGAGGAGCTTATAGAAGAACATTTAATTTCGCATAACGAAGAAGTGGTTGAGCAGGGCAACATCCCGCACCCCCCTATGAGTCCTTTGACGTCATCATGGGTTCTTGAAGCTCGAAGCGGCGCGGGACGTCACACACCAGCGTCATACCTGAATAGCGCGATTTTATTTTTCCCTCGATATATTCACGCAGAGTTTAAATTACAGCTGGACCCTCCGGAGATCAGATACATGCTGAATTCCCAACACAGCAGTCTGAAC ATTCCGATTTTTTTTGAGGACCCTGAACAGCTGGAAGAGTATTTTAAGATACCTTTGGAGGACCTGCCTTTGGCCTTTGAAGTGTCAAAAA aaagccCTGAAGAAACCAAAAGGAACTACGCAGCAACGACATCTGAGGGCTTCCATGTAAAGGAAAACAACCACAAACCGTCAATATCTGAAAAAAGACCACTCAAAA aacgaCCCGCAAGAACTCCTGTTATAGTGGTCAGTGATTCGTTTTCTGAGGACGACACAGCCGCTATCGGGGATTCAAAGTCTAAAAGGCCACATAGAATTTCCAGAAGTTTACGCAATTCCACGAGTCCAAGAGTCAACCCTCCAGTCTCTGAAGCACCTCCTATTCTGAAAACAATGCCTGTCTCACCTTTGAAAATTAGGTATCACAGTGTGGATCTCTTGAAACATGTACATGTGACTATAGATCAGATCATTAACTGCCATCCTGCTATAAGGGCCCTGGTTACTGACACTGAGGTGCATTGA